Within the Oreochromis niloticus isolate F11D_XX linkage group LG14, O_niloticus_UMD_NMBU, whole genome shotgun sequence genome, the region TGTAGTACTTGCCTGGTTTATTAAGAAGAATTATGAATGCTTTTGCAGTATTAGCATTGGTTTTACTTAGAAATGTCTGAATGCTGTTATTTgaggagtttgtgtgtgtgtgtgtgtgtgtgtgtgtgtgacagagagagtgagtgtgtgatgtACACTTGAGTTAAAGCTTCTTACTGTATGATGCACATCTCACGTCATGGCTCCAGTATTTTCCATATACATAGCATGTTAGAATATGCATTGGCTGGTGCTTAATGAAATGGTCAGACGTTGCCTGGACACTGTCTCATGCCACTGAGAGCTTGCCAGGTGAACCTTGTGTGTGCCTTCGTGGTTGATCCCTTCATTAAGCTCCTGCCGGTCCTAATTTTTGTGTATGCATGTTAGATGTCTGTTCAAGTAGGTATAAGCAAAGTGGTCCCAGGACCGGCTCCAATGCTTTgtaatttgtttgtgtgtgtgcacgtgttgGTAGTATATGTTTGTGCTGGCGGTCAGAGAGGGCGCCTGGGAGGACTGGTGTTTGATTGGCGCATGCCGCCGAGATCTGCTCCTTCCTGTTAGCGTACGCATCACTTCCTCTCACCCTGCCCAGAGCTACTGCCTCGCCGTCTCACAATCACTCTGACACGATTCCTTTCCTTCtccttattttttcttcttcttctttttcctcttccacCCTccttcattcctcttctcttgtGACTTACTGTCCTTTTTACTCATTGTGTCGCTGTCCATTATTGGTTTAAATGCCTCCTGATTCTCTGGTCCCATAACTCCTTTTTTAAGAaactttttctcttctcttcattTCTTCCCCTCTTATCATAGCACTCATTTCCCCTAAAGTCTCTCTCACTTCACTCACTCTccctgttaactctcagaaggCCACTTTTGTTGTAACAGCATGACTGCCGCTTTATCATCCTCATCACCCATTTCTTCACCTGTTAGCCCctcaaaaaaaatcaacactttCTGCAACCTATTTATCTTTCCCTATATTCAGTCTCAAAGCAATCGCTTACCCTCGTCCCTCTCTTCCTCACCCccttctttccctcctcctCAGCTGCTCTCCCTGAAGACAGAGCAGGGGCAGCCAGGCAGAACAGCCAGCATGTTCGCATGTTCCCTTACTCCAGCTCTGCGGCTGCAGCAGCACTCTTAAACCTCTCTGCCCTCGCCTTACACCACCTCCCCTTCTTGCTTTCCTTACGCATTCTACACAGCATTCTCTTTGTCACTTTTTAATTTCTTGTGTCTTCTAACTTTGTTAATTTTCCATTCACCACCTCCTTCCttccctccttccttccttccattATGCTTCACTTCACCCTGAGCCTCCATTCCTTACCCCTCCAGGCTTTTCTCTGGCCTTACCCAACTCCTCTATCTTCTCGCACCCTTCTTAACATTCCTCTAGGCCATTTGTTTCTCTTCCTGCCTCAAATCTTCATTTCATTCCCGTTCTACATCTATCATTACCAGTATGGcttatcagctttcttcttTCCTATCATTCGGACagacttgttttatttttttgtacccCGTGATTCCCATCATTTTTTCATTGCTTTCTTCGAGACTTTTTGTTAGTGTGTCCACATGTGTTCATGTTGCCGTTTTCTTGCTTCGCCATCAGCCATGGCAAATCATGTTGACAAGAGTTTTGTGGTGAGACTGGCTTGGTTTAAAAAAGAAGTTAGACgatttcatttaaataaatagaCATACTTATTGAGTCTGACCGCTACATATTTCTGTCATACTGATTCAGCTCTCGGCTAACTGCTTCAGTTACCTTTTAGCTCTTTGTGTCAGGAAACACTCTTCATTAACTACTGGTTGTCAAGAATTAGCACATTAGTTCAAATGTGTATGTTatcaaattgttatatgtgtttacgcatattatttttataaatagttcagtgtttcatttttttaaatcacttagGAATAGGACTTTTAGGACTTAGGAATACTCAGTGCTGAAAGcttggggaaaaagaaaaaaagtgtgtgcTGGGTTATTTGCAAGAGTTTTCCTTATTTGAATCAAGAGTCTAAGAATAGAGGTTGTCATATGCTGTACAGATTGTAAAGACCCCAGAGGCAAACTTGTGATATTGGGCTATGCaaataaaaattgaattgaCTATTAAGTCAAAATACATAAGAAAATGCAAAGAGCTGTTAGTGTTGCTTCATTTTTGACAAAACGGGGGGGTACACATTAACAGCTTAATTTATTTTGGATGCACCAGTTCACTGCTGTTGGTCAGTAGCATAATTCTGTTTGTCAAATAGACCAAAAATAAAGGCTACACAAAATCTTTAATGCTGACATATGTGTGTAttcctgtgtggagtttgcatccCCTCCCTTTGCTGTCCCTTCAGTTCAAGGACatgacatgtttttaatttttagccTCTGATTGACTGGCAACTTGTCCATGGTATAGTTCTGGTTACTCGTTTTGGTGATACATACAGAAGATACACGCATCATGATCATAAATGTTATAgtaattttgggcttttaatgatttctttgaactgttgtttttccagggtggaataaTTGTACATCTTACATCTTTATtgactctaaaaaaaaaaactggatttgaatttattttggacttCTTGGATCCACACATGGTCAGAAGTAAACATGCAGACTCACATGTATACATACATTCACTTAaatgttttgatgtttttaatAGTGCTAAAGGTTCTACACTGTCTTTTAACTTGACAAAGCCAAAGCCTGATAAGTTCTCGTTAGTGATTATGATTGGCTACAGCCGGTAGTTTCACGTTGTGAGCCTGAAtggatttgtttgacagcactttGGATTCACCAGTACACAAAACAATAAGGAAACCTAAGAAACTGAAGGTGTATGTTGTACTATCATTCcatcctggaaaaagaaaagcgcaaataaatcataaaaaacctgtaaactgtaaataaatctgCAGCACACAGCTATCCCTATTGACCCCATCTCACATTGTCCTGTGTGTTAAACACCTGGTTTGGCTAGTATGATTTATTTCACTCCCAGATGTTTGTAAAGGCTTTTCTGAGAGGCCATGAAATATGTGTAGAGTTCACTACACTAATTACTGATAAAAAAAAGCAAGTACACCTCAAGTTCTGTAATTTGCCCACTGGTGTTTAGGTCTGTTAGAGCATATTCCACCCCTCTCATATTTTTGGTCTGTCTAATCTCCCTGTGTTGGTATTGCATCACAAAAATGTTtgtccaggatcaacattgcaactGATCAGGCGTGTGATGTCATAGCTTTGCAATGTAGaggaaaaagaataaaaatgcatttgtttATGTCAACATTATTATGAGGATGAAGGAACAACACCAGCACAGGGATATCAAATCATGCTACATATTTGGGTGAGATGAAAAGATATCAGCTAACActgcacacatatatatacctGGTAATTAGTGCTAACATCAGTATAGATGGATAAAATACTACAATTTAGTGGCCAAAACTAAGGCAGAGACTTTCTGGGTGGCCTTTGGTGGAAGAAGTCATGCTATTTGTCAGGTTCAGCAACTCTTATTTAGTATATGCCTGAGTCTACACTCACCTGTCACATGCCTAATGAAGTCATGGATTATTAGGCATGTAACAGATGACAGCAGATGcacaaatgcatttttactTACTTTGGTGAGTTAAAAGATTCATCTCCCTGACACTTGTGTTGAAGGAGGAAATTTGTTTAGTCTGCACATATGTGCATATGGTACACTTTTTATTATATGGACATGCATTTATGTATTcgccatccattcattttcaggTTGCCTTACATATTCATCTTTCTTGCAGGGTGTTGCAGATAAACCGGCTTTCCCAGATGCAGCAGGCAATACTGCTATGACTGTCTTTACAAATAAATTCCCCCAACTTTTGCTACGTGATGCTGAACTGATTCCACATGGAGAACACACAAATTCTCCAGAGAAAGTGTCCCCACCAAACCAAAAGGTTTAAACCCCAAACCTTCACTGTGAGGTTCACTGCTTACATCTGCTCTACAGTGTTCTCTGAAGCTGTGTGCATGACATGTCAAATCTCTGAACTGTGAACTAAGGTCCTGCTTCCATTTTCATGAGGCCATGGTGATGAATAGAGAGGCACACAAGGTGATTTAACTTATACCCCATGTATTGATCCCTTGAGATGAAGGCAGTTTCAGATAATGGCCATGGTCATTCATGTGATAGAAACAGTAATTTATAACGGCTCCTCATCATAATGTAGATGAGGAgaaatgatggtgatgatgaaaaCTCGTAACCCTGGTCTTACAGTCGATGCAGTAAAGGTGGATGGCTTCGATGTTGATTTTAGTGGAAGAAATTGATGATGTATATGGCGGCGTCCCAGCGGAAGCAAAGGTGATATGAAGGGATAAGAGGACAATAATGCcgaggatgatgatggtgaaTATGAAttctgtgtatgtctgtgtttcaGGAAGTGGTGCTGAGCAGCCAGCCATCTGTCGGCAGATTAATCCTGGCTGTGCTTAGAGATATTACCGGCTGGCTTATCGCCGTGGCAACAAGCCTTCAATCCCAGTCCAGCACAGCCACCATGTGACCTTGCTGAGGAAGGTGGATGGGGGTTggtcacacatgcacacacacaaataggctctctcacacacacacacacagaaacatgctACATACATGCAGGCATTGTATTTTTTGGATGCACTCTGTTGCATGTAGTGTGAAAAAAGCACCGCACAaacgcacacatacacgcaccCTGTCCTTTCATCATAAAATCAGGTTTTAATCCTGCTGTCACCTATTGAGTTCAGAAATATCATTACACCAGCCAGCTGTGCTGCACGCAGCTCTTTTCAAATATTGTTTTCTGTCTGCTATAAATAGACCTGTATAAATATGAATTGTGGCCACCTTTGTTCAGTTTCCTTCACACCACAGAAAGCTTCCCCCCCTAAATCTCTTCATTCCCACGTGGTCACATATCCACCCACTCACGTTttctatacacacacaccacatcgTTCAGAAAACGACCCGATCTGTAACACACAAATGGACGAATACACTCGCTTATAGGTCATAAATCAGCAGGCTGGATCCCAGTTCAGGCTCGATGTAACATTCAAGGTTTTATTCAGTCTTTACATACAGTACACCAGTCAGAAATATACAGTGAACCTTCAACGAAGGTCCGTCACGTACATTGTAAAATCAGCAGTCAGAAACGACAGGTTCTCCGATCACGGTTACAAGTGTGAGCGTGTTTCAGCGTGTAGTCCATTGTTCATGTGTTCAGTCCATGTTTTTTACATCTGGAGATGTCACAGATGACTGCAAAGGTTAAGCTTACAAATGATGATTGCCTAGGGCTAAATTTTTCTAACTATATTCTCTATATTATCCTTTAAATATTGATCACCACTAATGGATGCCAAATATTGGCCATGCTTGGCATTGCTCCCCCATTCCCCTAAAACACAACAATTCTGGTTTCATCCCTCTTACTGTAACATCTGTTTAAAGACACAGCGTGGTCTGAGCTCATGAAATGCTGGTCTTAATCAGGAGGATGGAAAATAAGGGGCTGGAACTGATGTATGTTCCACTTGTCCTGCACCTCCTTTTTTCCACTAAATGTTACAACCTGAAGCTATCCAGGTAGTAATATCACATCAATGGCACTGTGACCACTGCTGTAGGTGGTGGCAGCACTGGTTAAATTCCATCCTGCCTGGATCTACCACTCAGTCGAATTAGATGAAGTAATTATAACTGAGAGGTGCATTCCTGAAACCTGAAATGGGTGTTATGCACCTTGTAGGGTGGCAGCACCAGCATCACCCAGAgctcagaggaggaagagggaacattttgtttcacaataaaatgaAGCGGAACATCTGGTAAAGGAGTTTTAtaactttcatttcatttaattaaACTGAGTAAAAAGCTTTTCGTTTGACACAAGTTGTctaattttcaatttaaatgcaaaaatgattttaatgcCTAACTGACCATACTATATTAATCTTGGCCCATGAGTGCACATTGTCCATGCCTAGtttgaattttcttttctcttttctatgGCTTTTCAATTTGTAGTAAGAAGCCCTTGAATGTATGAGAGGGGCATTTTTCAAAACTTGCTCAGAGGCCACTACTAGCCCTTAAAATTGGCTACATAATGTGATTAAGTTAATTTAAGGTCTTTCTGGCAGCAGAATAAAGAGTTATGTAGAAGTTCAATGAGctctgtgtgagtgaatgaatgAAACAGCTCATTTACAGGCTGCGTTTCCTGAGGAATCAATTTGTTTGCTACTTCTCTGCATTGTAAAGTGGAGAGTTAGGGAAATGATGTCATCAGGCTGTATGCTTTTGCACACGTGGCCATCTGTTAGTAACAGTCAAGAAAcggcttgattttttttaaggagaCCTGCACTGATCTGTGGTACATATGTGGGCAGTAGTGTGCTGGACATTAGGGAATGTGGCAATGTATCTGAAATCCAACCTCAGTAGCACCAACAGGTAAACAATCAGGCTTGAGGACAATTTTCAATGTTGGGCTTTACAGTACAAGGTTAGATTGAAAATGGAAGGTATGCTGACATGCATACTGttttttataaaagcaatcttttgtgtatttgtactAAAAAAGAGACTGGTGTAAAAGATCACCAGTTTTCTTTCCTGAATAGGTTGTCCGTAGGGAGCTTCACTGAGGATTCAATCATCGAACACTAAAACACTGGAAACTGTAGGTCAGTTACACATTGTGCTGGAGGCTAAACCCTGGAATGTTCTGACATCTGACATCTAAATGGTGCCAGTCTTTTACCTGTACGTTCATATTCCTGTGTAAcctgtggtttttacagtacAACATTTGAGCGACTGGCTTACAAAGCTCAACTAATTATAAAGGTATATATCTATGTGCAAATTTCTTGAACTAGAAGATTTACCGTATGCAGTGGTTTTTCTAGCCTTTTGGAAATTCAAATGGCTAAAATGTAATAGGTAGTTTTAACATCACTGAGTTGGTATACTCTGCCTGGCTCTGTAGTGTCTGAAAACTGGGTAAATTATATACACACTTGGCATCGAGACGAAATAGCTTCATTTCATATTTTGGACTTTAAAAAGCCTTTCTTTTAAGattctgttgaagaaaacaTAGAAACATGCTTACTCTAGCAATTACacatgcatttaaaataaaacatctttgaaaaataattcaattttgCATATCACTTTGGCAAGGGAGGAAATATAACATATTTTCTGCTAGTCTTATATTTCAGAACTCTACCCTTGATTTTACACAtataggttttttttgttcCGTTACATAGAAAaaacatctttctttttttttgatatGTCACTGCACGAAAAGAGCAACAGACAACAAAATGAACCCACAAGTCAAAAAGAGAAGcaaataaaaaaccaaaaaataaattgcATAATTCATTTCACATTGACAAATAGAAAAGCAGACGGTGGAGAGTAGTGGACTGCTGGAAGAACTGAGGCCTGCTTTTACTTTTGGAACGTGATGGACCCACTGACTGGCTGCAAGTCGCTAATGAACTCTGGATAAATGTAAACCGAAGAAAACCAGGACACGTTTATGGCCTTCCACATCCTCACACTgcgtgcatgtttgtgtttctgacCTGAATGAAACCAGACATAACGACAGAATCCAAGAGCTCTAAACTGAGCTCAAACTCCTCTTCCTACTTTCGCATTTGCTTGTTTTCGTAGCAGAATGAGTGTATGTTGAACATGCATGCACGCCATTCAGTAAAAATAGTCCTCACACCAGCACTGACCTGTGCTCTGCAGGGATTAGATCAGCGCTGTACTGTGCAGTGACTCTTCAGCCGGAGCTGCATATAGTACAGGACATTGGCTTGGCTTTTAAGCTCAAGGTCAGCATTTAAGCTTTCACTAGAAGTACACGCTCACAGTAAGTGAAGGCCAAGCGGTTGCTCAACCCTTAGGCATTCTGGCATGGCCTGTCAGCACATTTGTCCCTCCTAGTCCACGTAGTAAACTTTGCTGATTTCACCGAGTCCCATCGGCATCCTCAGAAGAGACTAAATCTGGGGATAATCACCTGTAAGAATCACAGAGATAATGAAAGTAagagtgaatgtaaaaataGAGAGTTGGGGGCTTTTCATCTGCTACATCAGCTGCTGCTTAAGCTCAAAGGCCAACTGCAGATCTAGGGCCATTACTTAGCATCATGTCATATCCAGAGTATTTCCACTATAGCTTCAGTATCATTTTGTGgcactgatttttctttttaaaatgatccGTGATCATTTATATGTCCTCTGCATGGTTTTTATGACTTAACATGAAATATAAGTTAAATGCTAGCTTTGTAGAAAATACACAAGATTAAGAAATGTTGCTGtaataaattaaagaaatcTATCAGTGCGACTCTTTGGggttaaattgtaagaaataaatgtgtcagTAGCTGTAACTCATTAACTCTCTTATAATTACAATTCTGAAGGTTTATCCAAGTCACAagtttcttgtttcttgtttcttttctgtaatttaattttttatgcaTTACTGAAATACTTTCTTGTAGCATGAAGGGCCCATGAAGGTAAAGCTgtaaaactaataaataaaatgctgttaaaagtccaaaatctaTGCCTTCCTTCACCATTTCCAAAGCTGTGCAGTATGGCCGGATTGGAGTCTTTACCCGTTCTGGCCCATGGGTCATATGTATGTAATATGAAGCATGTCTTCACTTTGCAGCCATCTTTTAATGCCTTATTTGAGGGTTTATGTCAATCACCTCTGATTTCAGTTGTCACCAGGACATAAAAACagagcttttttggctgtaagTTATTCTGCCATCTTCTCTTCTCTCATTTACTGGATGGGGATGAATGCATGTAGCTGTGTGTTTCTTACAGCCTATCTGCCATTTGGTATGTATTTAAAGGATCATATAAGCAAAGTGAGAAAGTTGCATTAGTGCAAGGATGGCCCCTTTTAGAACCAAAGTCCAAATGTCTCAAAGAAAAGCCGCTGCACTATAGAGCTGCATAGGGTTGATCAGTTTGCAAAAGCTCACTTGATACTCCTAAATGGCTAAAACACAGAGTGTTGGTCTGTAACAATTACCTGTAAACTGATTTTGGCCTCTGCAAAAAGACTTAAAAAGACAAATTGTGAGTTTGCTATATACTTGTGCCCATGTCTCAGTCACCTGGGCCTCCTCCCCGCAGAGTTACAGGAGGAAATCATGCTGGTGGAACTAAAGTATACCCAACTGTCTCTATATCTGGTTCAGTAGGCACACAGTGTGTTCCCTCCATCTTTTGCATCATAAACTCGTGCATGTCTGTATGTGTCCAGAAATACAATCTTTTTCCCAGCGTGACTTCCTTCAGTCTGCCACTCTTTCACTCGTCTGCAATAATCAAGGTGCAACACTCTCtgtcatctttatctttttctgtttcttgcaCATCGTTCTCTTTTCTCTCACCATGCATGCATGCTGAAATCCAGTAAGGAAAGAAATGCAAAACGAAAGccactgaaattaaaaaaacaaacaacctacAACTGTCCCTAGAGAGCAACTACGATCAGTTACACAGCTTGATCATTCAAGAAACACCGCATTGTGTAAACATGCCTTTGTCTAATGGCTCATAGGCCTTAATTACCTGAAGCTGCGGAGCTGATTTTTGAAGAAAACCAAGGCTCTATAAAACACATAAAGgtgtaactgctttttaaatgcAGATAAGTAACAATAAGTGTTTCTCTAAAGAGCTGCaaaagaattttgaaaaaatcaGCTGCACATCCTCAAAGCATTTTTTATATCAAAAATCACAAATCTCTCCCCTTCCTACACCGTGCATGTCATTAATCAGGACCTACAGTGACAAATGCTTCAAACTCaactaaaatgaaaagaaaagacagacagtttATACATAAAAAGTACAGCAACAAGATTTCCCAACCCGCCCcataaagataaataaatctATTTGGATATACTCTAAATGGATAAATAATATTACCATGATATACTCTATGTAACGTTTCAGTAATAATTAAATATCTCAAGGATGGCACCATCGCTTtctcaaaagaagaaaaatcattATTCATTGTGATGTGTTTTATAAAATCTGTTTAAAGTTGTAGTAAAGCGATCTCTTCTCAAGCTCTTTCGTTATCTTTCGctcttgtctttttgtttcGTCTCTTAGCACACGAAAAAGCTGGAGGGAGCGGAGTTTGTGCTTTAGCAGAGACTGACGCTGTCTGGCCGATCATCCGTTTGTTCATTAGTTCCTCTCAGATGTTTACGCAGCAGGAGAGCAGCGAAGGTCACTGCTGTCGTTCGAAAAACCCCTTGGGTTTGTACAGCTGTACAGGTCTGTACAGTGGAGCAGAGCAAGAGTAAGGGATAGGgcagagaaggagaagagggGGGGGAGTGTTTATTGtactcactgtgtttgtgttaaaatcAACTTTTGCCAAGagacaaaacataaacatcGTCAGTCTTGCTCTCTTGGTTTTGGCTTGTAACGGTGTTCCAGCAGAGGCATGACATGCTGTTGGGAGGCAGCGCTTTCTCTCTTGGCGTCGGTCTACCTCAAAATCTCAGGCAGGCAAAGAGAGGAAGCAAAAGAAGAACGTTCTGtcttcccccccccctcttCCTTGGTTCATATGTTTTCCCAAAGCGTGAcgtctccctcctgctctcccTCACTCTCAAACTTGCCTTCATTCCCCAGAGTCTGTCACGGCTTTGACAGTTCTTCCGTTCCTCTTTTTAATAATGTTGCTGCTGCTCATCCTCCCTGTCCCATCCCCTATCCTGCCCCCctcccatttttttttcactgaggcTGACACAGTCCAGAAGAAAAGCACCATGGGATGCATCAAACAACCATGTCGCCTTCGAATATCCCCAGAGAACACAAAACAGCCTCTCATCTGTTTTCCTCCCTCTTCCCCTCTTACTCTCGTCTCTAGATCAGCCCCGTGAGGATTTAATTCTCCGCATAAGAAACGAGAAGCAGAGAAGGTCGTTAGTTAAAAAAGACAGAAGTATAAAATGGCAGTTGGACTATCTCCTTATGCGATCAGCATGTCTTTATTATGTATGTTTGCAAAACGAAATTTATTGTTCTCTTTGATGCTCTctaattttcttccttttcaagCCTCTGCTGACTTTCAGCGCTGCAGAGCCTGAGGTTTggtcctttcttttttttacattctgtTTCATTCCGTCATAGAGGAGAGGTCATCTTGTTTGACCTCCACACCatcttcattaaattaaaatcagaATTCGTTCATTCTCTCTGTTGCACATTCATCCCGCTCCCCCTCTGTTGTCTCCCTTTATCGTCAGACGTAGGCCGATTCGCTGGACTGTGTGCGTCCCAGGTTGGGTGGCTGAGACAGATGTGCCATGTCCTTCTTCCTGATTTCACAGATAGACTTCCTGCGGGCCTGGACCCCCCTGATGGCAGCCTTGATCTTGCGCCAGCCGAGATGATTGAGCTCAGCCAGATTGAGCACCACGCAAATGCCGCTCACGGCAAACATGAAGACCAGGAAAACCGTTTTTTCTGTGGGCCGGGAAACGTAGCACTCCACCTCCTTGAGACACGGGTAGCGGTCACACTCGAAAATCCCAGGCACGCTGAAGCCGTAAAGGAAGTACTGGCCCGCTAAGAAGCCAATCTCTAGGGCGTTTCTGAACACCACCTGAATGATGTAAAAGCGGGAGATCCCTTCTTGCCGGCGAACCTTGGAGCTCTTTCCATGCGTGAGGCCCCGTGGGGCATTGGGGATCTCCTTCACCTCCAGACAGTCAGGTTCTTCCTTCCCTCCTCCACTATCCCCTCCGTGCTGAACTAGAATTCCATTTATGTTGCGGAGCTTCCGAGCCCCATCCCTTCCGCCGTAGTCCCTCTCCATTATTGGATAGAGAAAAGAGTAGCGCCGGTCTCTCTGCTTGGCTGACTGATGGACAGAGTAGGTGATAAAGCAGAGGCTGGGTGTGCACACCAGTATGATCTGGAAGACCCAGTAGCGGATGTGCGAAATGGGGAAGGCTTTGTCATAGCAAGCTTGGTTGCAGCCCGGCTGT harbors:
- the gjd1b gene encoding gap junction delta-2 protein, translated to MGEWTILERLLEAAVQQHSTMIGRILLTVVVIFRILIVAIVGETVYEDEQTMFICNTLQPGCNQACYDKAFPISHIRYWVFQIILVCTPSLCFITYSVHQSAKQRDRRYSFLYPIMERDYGGRDGARKLRNINGILVQHGGDSGGGKEEPDCLEVKEIPNAPRGLTHGKSSKVRRQEGISRFYIIQVVFRNALEIGFLAGQYFLYGFSVPGIFECDRYPCLKEVECYVSRPTEKTVFLVFMFAVSGICVVLNLAELNHLGWRKIKAAIRGVQARRKSICEIRKKDMAHLSQPPNLGRTQSSESAYV